A single region of the Lusitaniella coriacea LEGE 07157 genome encodes:
- a CDS encoding NB-ARC domain-containing protein: MSTSQSHRKRRRGVVLSSEGLRRLQAAIQESEAWENDGERYTLEALGFRIGIDPKTVAKVLEGEKGLDKRTLQRCFSCFKLELRDRDYCKPTSPKDRTANPSADSALQIDWGEAMDISAFVGRSTELEILSEWLKDEKCRAIAVLGMGGIGKTSLSIELAQLHQNHFDCIIWRSVRNAPPFTELFADLWQFLCREPQRQFPRHPGEQIRQFIALLRSRRCLIILDNWETLLCSSAETQGMVAGQYCQGYEGYGEFLQQVGETRHQSKILLTSREKPAEIATLEGKKLPVRTFLLQGLSQESANQILKTKGLFGSTEEYNRLSQCYQGNPLALKIVATAIQDIFAGEIGNFLAQNTIIFNGVRVLLDEQFQRLSQLERGILYWLAINREPISLNELRSDWATPVSVAKELEALESLKRRSLLESLHPHSTFTLQPVVMEYVTAKFIAQICAELATKKLDLFCNYALIKAESENYVRASQIQLILQPIIGELKVVLGVPEEMVGQFQGILAELHKKAPYSTGYAAGNLLNLLCHLNTDLTGYDFSNLTVWQAYLQETTLPQVNFSGSDLSKSVFAQTFSVIMSVAFSPDGRVLATANWDTNIYLWDVSSGNQLAIYSGHGDKVWSVAFHPHQPLLASGSDDRAIKLWDVESGTCLRTLEGHEGYIRSVAFNASGDKLASGSVDGTVRLWNPQTGDCIRVLQEHTAQVWSVAFSPTGDNLASAGNDLCVKLWDATTGRCYNSLEGHEDWIRAVAWSPDGGGLASSSVDGQICLWDGETGERRRRLEGNFNAIFNLVFLPGQKQLASCALNGTLQLWNLETGTCEKVLSGHRNSVYGLAVHPSGNLLASGSADQTARLWSLPQGSCLRAIEGRINWVSSVAVSPDGTQVVSGSEDCAVRVWQVGRDSPLVTLRGHRDLICSVAWSPNNRWLTSSSVDGKVRLWSRDDEIFSPAHSLDGHSTQASCVCFSPDSCWLASGGSDDTAKLWEVETGQLLKTFPGHFIHTVVFSPDGQKLAIAAFDPVVKLWDIPTEQCIQTFTGHSDWAWTTAISPDGQTLATGSTDGTVRLWDIATGRCRHLLEGHEGWIFTVAISPDGQTLASAGTDCTIKLWQIDTGTCRKTLKGHESWVMSVAFNPQGDTLVSGGGDECLKRWEIATGNCLETWKAQRLYEGMNIVGAIGLSSAQKQTLKALGAVGI; encoded by the coding sequence GTGTCAACGAGCCAATCCCATCGAAAACGCAGGCGTGGTGTTGTTCTTAGTTCGGAAGGGTTAAGGCGGCTGCAAGCTGCGATTCAGGAGTCGGAGGCGTGGGAGAATGACGGAGAGCGCTATACCTTAGAGGCTCTGGGTTTTCGCATTGGTATTGACCCCAAAACCGTTGCTAAGGTTTTAGAAGGGGAAAAAGGATTAGATAAACGCACGCTACAGCGTTGTTTTAGTTGCTTTAAACTGGAATTGCGCGATCGCGACTATTGTAAACCAACTTCTCCAAAAGACCGCACTGCAAACCCTTCTGCGGATTCTGCACTCCAAATTGATTGGGGGGAAGCGATGGATATTTCCGCCTTTGTGGGACGCAGCACAGAGTTAGAAATTCTATCAGAATGGTTAAAGGATGAGAAGTGTCGCGCGATCGCGGTTTTAGGAATGGGGGGTATAGGAAAAACATCCCTTTCTATTGAACTCGCCCAACTTCACCAAAACCATTTTGACTGTATCATCTGGCGCAGCGTTCGCAACGCACCGCCCTTTACAGAACTGTTTGCCGATTTATGGCAATTCCTTTGCCGCGAACCCCAAAGGCAATTCCCCCGCCATCCAGGAGAGCAAATTCGCCAATTTATTGCCCTCTTGCGATCGCGCCGATGTCTGATTATTCTCGATAATTGGGAAACCCTTCTGTGCAGCAGTGCGGAAACCCAAGGAATGGTTGCGGGACAATATTGCCAAGGATACGAAGGATACGGAGAATTTCTGCAACAGGTGGGAGAAACTCGCCATCAAAGCAAAATTCTACTCACATCCCGCGAGAAACCCGCAGAAATTGCTACCCTCGAAGGGAAAAAACTCCCCGTGCGAACCTTCCTTTTGCAAGGATTATCCCAAGAGTCCGCCAACCAGATTCTTAAAACCAAAGGACTGTTTGGTTCCACCGAAGAATACAACCGCCTCAGTCAATGCTATCAAGGCAATCCCCTCGCCTTAAAAATTGTCGCCACTGCCATTCAAGATATTTTTGCCGGAGAAATTGGCAACTTTTTAGCTCAAAATACGATTATTTTCAACGGCGTTCGCGTCCTCCTCGACGAGCAATTTCAACGCTTGTCCCAACTCGAACGGGGAATCCTGTATTGGCTGGCAATTAACCGCGAACCTATCTCCCTCAATGAATTGCGTTCCGATTGGGCAACTCCCGTTTCCGTTGCCAAGGAACTCGAAGCCTTGGAATCTCTCAAACGTCGCTCGCTGCTGGAAAGTCTTCATCCCCACTCCACCTTCACCCTACAACCCGTTGTGATGGAATACGTCACGGCAAAATTTATCGCACAGATATGTGCGGAACTTGCGACGAAAAAACTCGATCTATTCTGCAACTATGCCTTGATTAAAGCAGAATCCGAAAATTACGTGCGAGCCAGTCAAATTCAACTGATCCTACAACCCATTATTGGAGAGTTAAAGGTTGTTTTGGGAGTTCCAGAAGAGATGGTCGGACAATTCCAAGGAATTTTGGCGGAATTGCATAAAAAAGCGCCTTATTCAACAGGTTATGCCGCAGGAAATCTACTCAATCTTCTGTGTCATCTCAATACAGATTTAACAGGATATGATTTTTCTAACTTAACGGTTTGGCAAGCCTATCTTCAAGAAACCACCTTACCCCAGGTGAATTTTTCCGGGTCTGATTTATCAAAATCCGTCTTCGCTCAAACTTTTTCCGTCATCATGTCTGTTGCCTTTAGTCCCGATGGGAGAGTGTTGGCAACGGCAAACTGGGACACCAATATTTACCTGTGGGACGTTAGCAGTGGCAATCAACTCGCCATTTATTCGGGACATGGGGATAAGGTGTGGTCTGTTGCTTTTCACCCGCATCAACCGCTTTTGGCAAGCGGCAGCGACGATCGCGCGATTAAACTTTGGGATGTAGAATCGGGAACGTGTCTGCGTACCCTGGAAGGTCACGAAGGATATATTCGCTCGGTAGCGTTCAATGCGTCGGGGGATAAACTAGCAAGCGGAAGTGTCGATGGAACCGTTCGTCTCTGGAACCCTCAAACCGGGGACTGCATTCGGGTGTTGCAAGAACATACCGCTCAAGTGTGGTCGGTGGCATTTTCCCCCACGGGGGATAACCTTGCGTCGGCGGGAAACGATCTCTGCGTAAAACTTTGGGATGCAACAACAGGACGCTGTTACAACAGCCTAGAAGGTCATGAAGATTGGATTAGAGCGGTTGCTTGGAGTCCCGACGGGGGAGGGCTAGCGAGTAGTAGCGTGGACGGTCAGATTTGCCTGTGGGATGGGGAAACGGGAGAGAGAAGGCGCAGGCTTGAGGGAAACTTCAATGCAATCTTTAACCTCGTTTTTCTCCCCGGACAAAAACAGCTTGCCAGTTGCGCTTTAAATGGAACCTTGCAACTATGGAATCTTGAAACAGGAACTTGCGAAAAAGTCCTTTCCGGTCATCGCAACTCGGTGTATGGTTTAGCCGTTCATCCTTCCGGAAATCTTCTTGCAAGCGGCAGTGCCGACCAAACCGCCCGTTTGTGGAGTCTTCCCCAGGGGTCTTGCTTGCGCGCGATTGAAGGGCGAATCAACTGGGTTTCCTCCGTTGCTGTGAGTCCAGATGGAACCCAGGTGGTAAGCGGTTCGGAGGATTGTGCGGTTCGGGTTTGGCAAGTGGGTCGAGATTCTCCTCTCGTAACTTTGCGAGGACATCGGGATTTAATTTGTTCTGTGGCGTGGAGTCCTAACAATCGTTGGTTGACGAGTAGCAGCGTGGACGGTAAGGTTCGCCTGTGGTCGCGAGATGACGAGATATTTTCCCCCGCTCATTCTTTGGATGGTCATAGCACTCAAGCCTCCTGCGTTTGCTTCAGTCCCGATAGTTGTTGGCTGGCGAGTGGGGGGTCTGACGATACGGCAAAGTTGTGGGAGGTAGAAACGGGACAATTGCTCAAAACTTTTCCCGGTCATTTCATTCATACCGTTGTTTTCAGTCCCGACGGACAAAAACTCGCGATCGCGGCGTTCGATCCTGTTGTTAAACTATGGGATATTCCAACGGAACAATGTATCCAAACCTTCACAGGACATAGTGATTGGGCGTGGACGACTGCGATTAGTCCCGACGGTCAAACCCTAGCAACCGGAAGCACAGACGGAACGGTGCGCCTTTGGGACATTGCGACGGGTCGCTGTCGCCATCTCCTGGAAGGTCATGAAGGTTGGATTTTTACTGTTGCGATTAGTCCCGACGGTCAAACTCTCGCCAGTGCGGGAACGGACTGTACGATTAAACTGTGGCAAATCGATACGGGAACCTGTCGCAAAACCCTAAAGGGTCACGAAAGTTGGGTGATGTCGGTTGCGTTCAATCCCCAAGGGGATACCCTCGTAAGCGGCGGTGGCGACGAGTGCCTCAAACGCTGGGAAATTGCGACGGGAAATTGCCTGGAAACCTGGAAAGCACAACGGTTGTACGAGGGTATGAATATTGTAGGCGCGATCGGTTTAAGCTCGGCACAGAAACAAACCCTAAAGGCTTTAGGAGCTGTGGGAATTTAA
- a CDS encoding coiled-coil domain-containing protein: protein MKHNPQQPKWVLVLAQSVKKLTDEKYSLKDKAQALSEIQQISKERQLSATELWSENLYLFQQMAWVREQELTLAQELSVLQARTEALIRELSQFQAEVQKGIRELSQVKAEVSSKLQEVVQKLTQTQKFTREKAQIQELTQAKVEGQELVQQITQLQKRGQEQAQRITRNLFQAKAYAQEILQTQEDAQEILRESNWWLARKLELVLTQMHTDLFTSSVEIELEKTHGLTLQQERKLESIWNSEPNHARTWWHGLTLLILVLGASQILLIDLKDFYRLSLTAQLATLLPEECVAELGILERRLKKAKASPWKIRRRLLTEILTLLWVFYVPISLENLWLPSRDREIDD from the coding sequence GTGAAACATAATCCTCAGCAACCGAAATGGGTGTTAGTGCTGGCTCAGTCAGTTAAAAAACTAACTGATGAGAAGTACTCACTGAAGGACAAAGCTCAAGCACTCTCTGAGATTCAACAAATATCTAAAGAGCGCCAGTTGTCTGCAACTGAACTATGGTCTGAAAATCTGTATTTATTTCAGCAGATGGCTTGGGTTAGGGAGCAAGAGCTAACTTTGGCTCAGGAACTGTCCGTGCTTCAGGCTAGGACTGAAGCTTTGATTCGAGAGCTATCTCAGTTTCAAGCTGAGGTTCAGAAGGGAATTCGAGAACTTTCTCAGGTGAAAGCTGAAGTATCTTCTAAACTTCAGGAAGTAGTTCAGAAATTGACTCAAACTCAAAAATTTACACGGGAGAAAGCTCAGATTCAGGAACTGACTCAAGCGAAGGTCGAAGGTCAGGAATTAGTTCAGCAAATAACTCAGCTCCAGAAACGTGGTCAGGAGCAGGCTCAGAGAATAACTCGGAATTTGTTTCAGGCGAAAGCTTATGCCCAGGAGATACTTCAGACTCAGGAAGATGCTCAGGAGATACTTCGGGAGAGCAATTGGTGGCTAGCTAGGAAATTGGAATTAGTGCTGACTCAGATGCACACCGACCTATTCACATCTAGCGTAGAGATAGAATTGGAGAAAACTCATGGGCTTACGCTTCAGCAAGAACGTAAGTTAGAGAGTATTTGGAACAGTGAACCAAACCACGCTCGTACTTGGTGGCATGGGTTAACCTTATTGATACTCGTGTTAGGTGCTTCGCAGATTCTGCTAATCGATCTGAAAGATTTTTATCGTCTCTCTCTTACTGCTCAACTCGCTACACTTTTACCAGAAGAGTGTGTTGCTGAGTTGGGTATCCTTGAACGCCGCCTCAAGAAAGCAAAAGCCTCACCTTGGAAAATTCGCAGGCGACTCCTCACAGAAATTTTAACCCTCCTCTGGGTCTTCTATGTCCCAATCTCACTTGAGAACCTGTGGTTGCCTTCTCGCGATCGCGAAATCGATGACTGA
- a CDS encoding PadR family transcriptional regulator, whose product MKLSAIDEDILTVLLGRELYGLEILDQLNLDRPIELKFGSLYPALNRLEKKGLVTWKWGDEVDESGGARRKYYKMTGLGAEALSTVQQYRASLARRATQGQTMWGGA is encoded by the coding sequence GTGAAACTCTCAGCGATTGATGAAGACATTCTCACCGTGCTGCTGGGGCGCGAACTTTATGGACTCGAAATTCTCGACCAACTCAATCTTGACCGTCCGATTGAACTTAAGTTTGGCAGTCTTTACCCGGCACTCAATCGGCTGGAGAAGAAGGGACTCGTTACCTGGAAGTGGGGCGATGAGGTGGATGAGTCTGGGGGAGCGAGGCGGAAATATTACAAGATGACGGGTTTAGGAGCAGAAGCTCTCAGTACAGTGCAGCAATACCGTGCCTCCCTTGCTCGACGTGCCACTCAAGGACAAACCATGTGGGGAGGGGCATGA
- a CDS encoding Uma2 family endonuclease — MTYAVPKLLSFEEFIAEYGKNTRYELIDGELRDMDPTGPHEAVAGSIAGRIFVEIFCAQLNWLVPKNCLIKLLHADATALRPDVVVLDKAELNQEPLWQKEPVICNGSTIKLIAEVVSSNWQDDYARKVEEYAFLNIPEYWIVDFRGLGGLQFIGNPKQPTFTVCQLVNGMYQQQQYRLGDKISSHLFPKLQLRLDEIMPA; from the coding sequence ATGACCTACGCCGTACCCAAACTACTGAGCTTTGAGGAATTTATCGCCGAATACGGTAAGAATACGCGCTACGAGCTAATTGATGGAGAACTCAGAGACATGGATCCTACAGGACCCCACGAAGCTGTTGCGGGGAGTATTGCAGGTAGAATCTTTGTCGAAATTTTTTGCGCTCAACTCAACTGGTTAGTTCCAAAGAATTGTTTAATCAAACTACTCCATGCTGACGCGACAGCACTCCGTCCTGATGTCGTTGTGTTAGATAAAGCTGAACTGAATCAAGAACCCCTTTGGCAAAAAGAACCTGTAATTTGTAACGGGAGTACGATTAAACTTATTGCTGAGGTGGTTAGCAGCAATTGGCAAGATGATTACGCTCGGAAAGTGGAAGAATACGCTTTTTTGAATATTCCAGAATATTGGATTGTGGACTTTCGAGGTTTAGGAGGTTTGCAATTTATTGGCAATCCCAAGCAACCCACTTTCACCGTCTGTCAGCTAGTGAATGGGATGTACCAGCAACAACAATACCGCTTGGGAGATAAGATTTCTTCTCACCTGTTTCCCAAGCTGCAACTGCGACTTGATGAGATTATGCCAGCCTGA
- a CDS encoding slr1957 family protein: MRHYNDDWINEWCQENGWTDVFMEPLNQYWAFPPGAVMPEPIPQKILRLIKAEKGLCAEERVWVSVAVAATAVGVTLSYLMQSPMPVVLAFAFGAIAVAKLDME; encoded by the coding sequence ATGAGACATTACAACGACGACTGGATTAATGAATGGTGCCAAGAAAACGGCTGGACTGATGTGTTTATGGAACCGCTTAACCAGTATTGGGCATTTCCTCCCGGCGCTGTAATGCCAGAACCCATTCCCCAAAAGATTCTCAGGTTGATTAAAGCGGAAAAAGGGTTATGCGCCGAAGAACGAGTGTGGGTTAGTGTGGCTGTGGCGGCGACGGCTGTTGGGGTGACGCTGAGTTATTTAATGCAATCCCCCATGCCTGTCGTGTTAGCTTTTGCTTTCGGCGCGATCGCGGTTGCTAAACTCGATATGGAATAA
- a CDS encoding sulfotransferase has protein sequence MSHSLINLLLRNSRLVSMIARGYLKRVSIHNKVYICIKFRKKYRDRAKLRSLSGTKKEISMYENQLEHFIQRIDKKLLRYGLLGKQNWGAIDKVFIVSTGRTGTKFFAKFFSFFPSTLSLHEPNPSCLKLAVDYAQELVSYDTAVKTIEENRRVLGRSAKRLDAKLYIESNNRFFSLLKPLREVFPDAKIVYIVRDGRDYVRSGMARWWYTEEDRGSRLRADMFPSDPYASKWEEMSRFEKIAWRWQKKDGLINKNFQYLDNAIKVTFEDIFKSPDRKGLFEITRFIGIPDSEVQYHLDESKIGDKKVNTNRKEVIPKWQNWSDEMKHEFDAIAGEHMKLHYAYDLMS, from the coding sequence ATGTCTCATTCGTTAATTAATTTGTTGCTTAGGAACTCACGATTGGTATCGATGATAGCAAGGGGCTATTTGAAAAGAGTATCAATACACAATAAAGTTTATATTTGTATTAAGTTTCGTAAAAAATACCGCGATCGCGCAAAGCTTCGATCTCTGTCAGGTACAAAAAAGGAAATCTCCATGTACGAAAACCAACTCGAGCATTTCATACAGCGAATCGATAAAAAATTATTGCGATATGGACTATTAGGAAAACAAAATTGGGGCGCGATTGATAAAGTTTTTATTGTCTCCACAGGAAGAACGGGAACGAAGTTCTTTGCCAAGTTTTTTAGCTTTTTCCCCTCTACTTTATCTCTTCACGAACCGAATCCAAGCTGCCTAAAACTAGCCGTCGATTACGCACAAGAACTCGTTTCTTACGACACCGCAGTGAAAACAATTGAGGAAAATCGCAGAGTACTCGGTCGCAGCGCGAAGCGATTGGACGCTAAATTATATATTGAGTCCAATAATCGATTTTTTTCACTCCTTAAACCCCTTAGAGAGGTATTTCCAGATGCAAAAATTGTATATATTGTAAGAGATGGGCGAGACTACGTGCGTTCTGGGATGGCTCGTTGGTGGTACACAGAAGAAGATCGAGGTTCGCGATTGAGAGCAGATATGTTCCCTTCGGATCCCTACGCCAGCAAATGGGAAGAAATGAGTCGATTCGAGAAAATTGCGTGGCGCTGGCAAAAAAAAGACGGCTTGATAAATAAAAATTTTCAATATCTTGATAATGCTATTAAAGTAACATTTGAAGATATTTTCAAGAGTCCAGATCGAAAAGGACTATTTGAAATTACTCGTTTTATTGGCATTCCCGATTCAGAAGTCCAATATCACCTTGATGAAAGCAAAATCGGCGACAAGAAAGTTAATACCAATAGGAAAGAAGTTATTCCCAAGTGGCAAAATTGGAGCGATGAAATGAAGCATGAATTTGATGCAATTGCTGGCGAACACATGAAATTGCACTATGCTTATGATCTCATGAGTTGA